From Flavobacterium alkalisoli, the proteins below share one genomic window:
- the feoB gene encoding ferrous iron transport protein B → MAAQNLKIALIGNPNTGKTSVFNQLTGLNQQVGNYPGITVERKQGSVKLPGNIKGTIIDLPGTYSLNASSMDENVVIELLLNRNDKDFPDVAVVVTDVENLKRNLLLFTQIKDLEIPTILVINMADRMERKGISLDIPHLEQHLNTKIALVSSRKGTGIDGLKKLIVNYESLSTEPCLNASGIDPEYFNKLRNAFPNQLLYKLWLVITQDVNFGALERNEIQNSSFTKSKSELKRLQQKETIKRYQFINDVLKQGQTIDSSKAKDLRAKLDRVLTHKVFGYVIFFCILMLIFQSIFAWSEIPMDFIDRSFTWLSSWTSRTLPPGKLTELVADGIIPGIGGVVIFIPQIAFLFLFISLLEESGYMSRVVFLMDKIMKRFGLSGKSIVPLISGTACAIPAIMAARNIENWRERLITILVTPFTTCSARLPVYTILISLIIPNRMVLGVFNLQGLTLMLLYLLGFAGAILAAYILNLILKVRFKSFFVAEMPNYKLPMFKNVGINVVEKTKAFVFGAGKIILALSIIIWFLGSHGPGDNFKNAEAHVRQQPQSLSLTEQELDNEIAGYQLENSYIGIMGKSIEPAITPLGYDWKIGIAIVSSFAAREVFVGTLATIYNIGSSDDDATIKQRMDADVSPVTGKKVFNFATGVSLLLFYAFAMQCISTLAITKKETNSWKWPLIQLFGMSTFAYVVSLIAYQLLK, encoded by the coding sequence ATGGCAGCCCAAAATCTAAAGATAGCCTTAATTGGCAATCCCAATACCGGAAAAACATCTGTTTTTAATCAGCTAACAGGTCTAAACCAGCAGGTAGGTAACTACCCAGGAATCACCGTTGAGCGAAAGCAGGGTTCGGTAAAGCTGCCGGGCAATATAAAAGGCACCATTATAGACCTTCCCGGTACTTATAGCCTTAATGCCAGCTCTATGGATGAGAATGTGGTTATAGAACTGCTTCTTAACCGTAACGATAAAGACTTTCCTGATGTGGCAGTAGTGGTTACCGATGTGGAAAACCTGAAACGAAACCTGCTGCTGTTTACCCAGATAAAAGACCTTGAAATCCCTACCATACTGGTTATAAACATGGCCGACAGGATGGAGCGTAAAGGTATTAGCCTGGATATACCTCATCTTGAACAGCACTTAAACACAAAGATTGCCCTTGTAAGCTCAAGAAAAGGAACTGGTATTGACGGACTGAAGAAACTTATAGTAAACTATGAATCCCTTTCTACCGAACCATGCCTTAATGCATCAGGTATAGATCCTGAATACTTTAATAAACTACGCAATGCTTTCCCTAACCAGTTGCTGTATAAACTTTGGCTGGTAATTACCCAGGACGTTAACTTTGGTGCACTGGAAAGAAACGAAATACAAAACAGCTCGTTTACAAAATCAAAATCTGAGCTTAAGCGATTACAGCAAAAAGAAACCATTAAGCGTTATCAGTTTATAAATGATGTGCTTAAGCAGGGCCAGACCATAGACTCCTCTAAAGCTAAAGACCTAAGGGCAAAGCTGGACAGGGTACTTACACACAAAGTGTTTGGTTATGTTATCTTCTTCTGTATACTCATGCTTATATTCCAGTCGATATTTGCATGGTCAGAAATTCCGATGGACTTTATAGACCGAAGCTTTACATGGTTAAGCTCATGGACCTCCAGAACCTTGCCCCCGGGCAAGCTCACCGAGCTTGTTGCCGATGGTATTATTCCGGGTATAGGCGGTGTGGTAATATTTATTCCGCAAATTGCCTTCCTGTTCCTGTTCATTTCCCTTTTAGAGGAAAGCGGTTATATGAGCCGTGTGGTTTTCCTGATGGATAAGATAATGAAACGCTTTGGCCTTAGCGGAAAAAGTATTGTTCCGTTAATATCGGGTACGGCCTGTGCCATCCCGGCTATTATGGCGGCAAGAAATATTGAGAACTGGCGTGAAAGGCTTATCACCATTTTGGTTACCCCTTTTACAACCTGTTCGGCAAGGTTACCGGTATACACCATACTTATTTCCCTTATTATCCCTAACAGGATGGTGTTGGGTGTTTTTAACCTTCAGGGTTTAACACTAATGCTGCTTTACCTTTTAGGTTTTGCAGGTGCCATACTTGCCGCATATATACTCAACCTTATATTAAAGGTACGTTTTAAAAGCTTTTTTGTGGCAGAGATGCCTAACTACAAACTCCCTATGTTTAAGAATGTGGGAATTAATGTGGTAGAAAAAACTAAAGCCTTTGTATTTGGTGCCGGTAAAATAATCCTTGCACTTTCCATTATCATTTGGTTTTTAGGATCTCACGGCCCGGGCGACAACTTTAAAAATGCTGAAGCCCATGTAAGACAGCAGCCACAATCTCTTTCGCTAACTGAACAGGAGTTAGACAACGAGATTGCCGGTTATCAGTTAGAAAATTCTTACATAGGTATTATGGGTAAAAGTATAGAACCAGCCATAACGCCTTTGGGTTACGATTGGAAAATTGGCATAGCAATTGTGTCTTCTTTTGCTGCAAGAGAGGTATTTGTTGGGACACTGGCTACCATATACAATATAGGCAGCAGTGACGACGATGCTACCATAAAACAACGCATGGATGCCGATGTCAGTCCGGTAACAGGTAAAAAGGTATTTAATTTTGCCACTGGTGTTTCACTGTTATTGTTTTATGCTTTTGCCATGCAGTGTATCAGTACGCTGGCTATAACCAAAAAAGAAACAAATTCCTGGAAATGGCCACTTATTCAGCTGTTTGGCATGAGTACTTTTGCTTATGTTGTATCGCTAATCGCCTACCAGTTATTAAAATAA
- a CDS encoding FeoB-associated Cys-rich membrane protein produces the protein MDVQEIVVYILVAGAAAFLVKKFFFKKKKKSGCGSDDCGCH, from the coding sequence ATGGATGTACAGGAAATAGTAGTATATATACTTGTAGCTGGGGCAGCAGCCTTTCTGGTAAAGAAATTCTTTTTCAAAAAGAAAAAGAAATCAGGCTGCGGCAGCGACGACTGCGGCTGTCACTAA
- a CDS encoding helix-turn-helix domain-containing protein: protein MEKTVFPSIKFSCYFTESRQGEHFISDHVLGYVESGSTTFNDGNNSVTMEAGQLYFCRRNQLLKYVKTPPQGGEFRSVSVTFSQEILKNFSLKYGYESERKSSGNSCLVLDNNSVLANYMNSLREYEPVLKYPGSPLLPVKQEEAILLLLKLCPEIKDVLFDFTDPGKIDLEAFMEQNYHFNVGVNRFAYLTGRSLSGFKRDFEKVFSISPGKWLVQRRLQEAYYLLTEKKMTVSDIYPEVGFEDMSHFSYAFKKRYGMAPTKI, encoded by the coding sequence ATGGAAAAAACTGTATTCCCTTCTATAAAATTTTCATGCTATTTTACCGAATCCCGACAGGGCGAACATTTTATAAGCGATCATGTGCTTGGTTATGTGGAATCGGGCAGCACTACTTTTAACGACGGTAACAATTCAGTAACCATGGAGGCGGGGCAGCTTTACTTTTGCCGCCGCAACCAGCTGCTTAAATATGTAAAAACGCCACCGCAGGGAGGAGAGTTCCGTTCGGTTTCCGTTACATTTTCTCAGGAAATATTAAAGAATTTCAGTCTTAAGTATGGCTATGAAAGTGAAAGGAAATCATCGGGGAATTCCTGCCTTGTTCTGGATAACAATTCGGTGCTTGCCAATTATATGAATTCGTTAAGGGAATATGAGCCGGTATTAAAATATCCGGGTTCACCCTTATTGCCGGTTAAACAGGAAGAGGCAATTTTGCTATTGCTTAAATTGTGCCCTGAGATTAAGGATGTACTCTTTGATTTTACCGATCCCGGAAAGATAGACCTTGAAGCCTTTATGGAGCAAAACTATCACTTTAATGTGGGTGTTAACCGTTTTGCCTATTTAACTGGAAGAAGTCTTTCAGGGTTTAAAAGGGATTTTGAAAAAGTCTTCAGTATCTCACCGGGTAAGTGGCTTGTGCAGCGCAGGCTACAGGAAGCCTATTATTTACTTACCGAAAAGAAGATGACAGTATCGGATATTTATCCCGAAGTGGGATTTGAAGATATGTCGCACTTTTCCTATGCCTTTAAAAAAAGGTACGGAATGGCACCCACTAAAATTTAG
- a CDS encoding aldehyde dehydrogenase family protein, protein MKTIDTIYVNGAFVKPHGTEVFDLISPTDNGLIGKVILGDETDTQLAVAAAKEAFKTFSQTTKEERIAYLQKLYDVVKQRECELIEVMVKEYGGTLHFCTMSIQNALSGFTSAIEVLKTFEFQKIVGKSKVMLQPLGVVGIITPWNASNGFICSKLAMSIASGSTAVIKPSEMSALQTQLLLECFHEAALPKGVFNIVNGRGDVVGATLVNHRDVAKISFTGSTAVGKFIARSAAETMKRVTLELGGKSPNIILDDANLEDAIPMAVSAAYMNSGQACIAGTRLLVHESKIAEVKELLKETVEQVKVGNPADATTVLGPMVNQKQYNRVQEYIQLGMEEGAELLMGGPGKPEGLEAGNFVKPTVFVNVTNDMRIAREEIFGPVLSVITYKTEEEAIEIANDTDYGLQAYVSSSDVMRAKRVASQIVAGRVLINGLYHDPLAPFGGFKQSGIGREMGVYGLEEYVEPKTILV, encoded by the coding sequence ATGAAAACAATTGACACCATTTATGTAAACGGAGCGTTTGTAAAACCGCACGGAACAGAAGTTTTCGATTTAATTAGTCCGACAGATAACGGACTTATCGGCAAAGTTATCCTTGGTGACGAAACCGATACCCAACTGGCTGTTGCAGCAGCCAAAGAAGCATTTAAAACCTTTTCTCAAACTACAAAGGAGGAGCGCATTGCTTATCTGCAAAAGCTTTATGATGTGGTAAAGCAAAGAGAATGTGAACTTATAGAGGTAATGGTAAAGGAATATGGCGGGACATTGCATTTTTGTACCATGAGTATTCAAAATGCACTTTCCGGATTTACCTCTGCAATAGAAGTATTAAAAACATTCGAATTCCAAAAGATTGTAGGCAAATCAAAAGTTATGTTGCAGCCGCTGGGAGTGGTAGGTATCATAACTCCGTGGAATGCAAGTAACGGTTTTATATGCAGCAAGCTGGCTATGTCCATAGCTTCGGGCAGTACGGCAGTGATAAAGCCCAGTGAAATGAGTGCGCTTCAAACACAGTTACTGCTGGAATGTTTTCATGAAGCCGCGTTGCCAAAAGGAGTATTTAATATTGTAAACGGTCGTGGTGACGTGGTAGGGGCAACTTTGGTTAATCACAGAGATGTGGCAAAAATATCTTTTACGGGTTCTACAGCAGTTGGTAAGTTTATAGCGCGTAGTGCCGCAGAGACCATGAAACGGGTAACACTGGAACTGGGAGGAAAATCGCCTAATATTATTCTTGATGATGCTAACCTTGAAGACGCTATACCTATGGCAGTTTCGGCAGCCTATATGAACAGCGGGCAAGCCTGTATTGCAGGAACACGATTATTAGTTCATGAAAGTAAGATAGCCGAAGTAAAGGAACTCCTTAAGGAAACTGTAGAGCAGGTAAAGGTGGGTAACCCCGCTGATGCCACTACTGTATTAGGCCCTATGGTAAACCAAAAACAATATAACAGGGTACAGGAATATATACAATTGGGTATGGAAGAAGGAGCCGAGTTGCTAATGGGAGGCCCGGGAAAACCGGAAGGCCTTGAGGCAGGTAACTTTGTTAAGCCAACAGTTTTTGTAAATGTTACTAACGATATGCGTATTGCCCGTGAGGAAATATTTGGCCCGGTACTTTCTGTTATTACCTATAAAACCGAGGAAGAGGCTATTGAGATTGCTAACGATACTGATTACGGCCTACAGGCCTATGTAAGCTCATCGGATGTGATGAGGGCTAAACGTGTGGCTTCACAAATTGTAGCGGGAAGGGTACTTATTAACGGACTTTACCATGACCCACTTGCTCCCTTTGGAGGATTCAAGCAATCTGGTATAGGCAGGGAAATGGGAGTGTATGGCCTTGAAGAGTATGTTGAACCAAAAACTATTTTAGTATAA
- a CDS encoding Nramp family divalent metal transporter, whose translation MNTKNSHSLEEVHESVNIVQNTSVWKKILAFFGPAYMISVGYMDPGNWATDLAGGSQFGYKLLWVLLMSNIMALLLQSLSARLGIVSRRDLAQASRETYPKGVNYILYGLAEIAIAACDLAEVLGMAIGLQLLFDIPLLWGVSITMLDTFLLLFLLNKGIKKMEAFIIALIGIIGFSFLAEMFFAKPQMGEIVKGLVPEIPNSAALYIAIGIIGATVMPHNLYLHSSLVQTRKFDRTFKGIKQAIRYNFVDSLIALNLAFFVNAAILILAAATFFNNGMHEVADIQDAHQLLAPLLGTDWASVLFALALIAAGQSSTITGTLAGQIVMEGYLSLRIQPWVRRIVTRLLAIVPAFIAIVYLGEDATGELLLLSQVILSLQLGFAIIPLIHFVSDKEKMNEFAIGTVTKIASWAIALVIVGLNAKLVFDEIRGWVATSENPVYIWVFVVPLAVGASALLLYIIFRPLIHKKHKQEKLVPHIDEIIVNDENGIKEYRKIALALDFSKTDTRAISSALQMGGKEAEYTLIHIVETVGAMMYGDQAHDYETSSDKDYLKAYKKSLEQKGYKVATELSFGSPKKQIPAIINKEGGNYDILILGAHGHNWLKDLIFGTTVDAVRHKVDIPVLIIKD comes from the coding sequence ATGAATACAAAGAACAGCCATTCCCTGGAAGAGGTACATGAGTCGGTAAATATTGTACAAAATACCTCTGTATGGAAAAAGATACTTGCCTTTTTCGGACCTGCCTATATGATAAGTGTGGGCTATATGGATCCGGGTAACTGGGCAACCGATCTTGCCGGGGGTAGCCAGTTTGGCTATAAGCTGTTGTGGGTACTGTTAATGTCTAACATTATGGCGCTGCTACTGCAAAGCCTTAGTGCCAGACTTGGAATTGTAAGCAGGCGCGATTTGGCTCAGGCCTCGCGTGAAACCTATCCTAAAGGCGTCAATTATATTTTATACGGACTGGCAGAAATTGCCATTGCAGCCTGCGATCTTGCCGAAGTTTTGGGTATGGCAATAGGTTTGCAGCTTTTGTTTGACATTCCTTTACTTTGGGGTGTGAGCATTACCATGCTGGATACCTTCCTGCTTTTGTTCCTGCTTAATAAAGGAATAAAAAAGATGGAAGCCTTTATAATTGCCCTTATCGGGATAATAGGTTTTTCTTTCCTTGCCGAAATGTTCTTTGCAAAACCACAGATGGGTGAGATAGTAAAAGGACTGGTACCCGAAATTCCTAATAGTGCAGCATTGTATATTGCCATAGGTATTATTGGGGCAACGGTTATGCCACATAACTTATACCTGCATTCATCTCTGGTACAAACCCGAAAGTTTGACCGAACCTTTAAAGGCATTAAGCAGGCGATTCGCTATAACTTTGTAGATTCGCTTATAGCTTTAAATCTTGCCTTTTTTGTAAATGCCGCTATACTTATATTGGCCGCCGCCACATTTTTTAATAATGGTATGCACGAGGTGGCCGACATACAGGATGCCCATCAATTATTGGCTCCGCTGTTGGGTACCGATTGGGCCTCGGTATTGTTCGCTCTCGCACTTATTGCCGCCGGGCAAAGCTCTACCATTACGGGCACGCTTGCCGGGCAAATTGTTATGGAAGGCTACCTTAGCCTCAGGATACAGCCTTGGGTAAGGCGTATTGTTACCCGATTACTGGCTATAGTGCCGGCCTTTATTGCTATTGTATATTTAGGAGAAGATGCAACGGGAGAATTACTTTTACTCAGTCAGGTAATTTTGAGTCTTCAGTTAGGTTTTGCCATTATCCCGCTGATACACTTTGTAAGCGATAAGGAAAAGATGAATGAGTTTGCAATAGGTACAGTAACCAAAATTGCTTCGTGGGCCATAGCATTAGTTATAGTTGGGCTTAATGCCAAACTGGTATTTGATGAAATAAGAGGTTGGGTAGCTACTTCAGAAAATCCTGTATATATATGGGTATTTGTGGTGCCGCTTGCAGTAGGTGCGTCTGCACTGTTGCTGTATATTATCTTCAGGCCACTTATTCATAAAAAACACAAACAGGAAAAACTGGTGCCGCATATTGATGAGATTATCGTTAACGATGAAAATGGTATTAAGGAATACAGGAAGATTGCCCTGGCACTCGATTTTTCCAAAACCGATACCCGTGCTATATCCAGTGCGTTGCAAATGGGAGGCAAGGAAGCCGAATATACTCTTATCCATATTGTGGAAACGGTAGGCGCCATGATGTATGGCGACCAGGCTCATGATTATGAGACATCCAGTGATAAGGATTACCTTAAGGCCTATAAAAAGAGTCTGGAACAAAAAGGTTATAAGGTGGCTACCGAGTTAAGCTTTGGTAGTCCTAAAAAACAGATTCCGGCCATAATAAATAAGGAAGGCGGGAATTATGATATCCTTATTTTAGGAGCTCACGGACATAACTGGCTTAAGGATCTTATTTTTGGTACCACCGTAGATGCCGTTAGGCATAAGGTTGATATACCTGTACTTATCATTAAGGACTAA
- a CDS encoding metal-dependent transcriptional regulator, whose amino-acid sequence MTYSEENYLKVIYHLSIGNTKGITTNAIANEMDSKPSSVTDMVKKLAEKDLVIYKKYQGVSLTDKGRQHAVMIVRKHRLWEVFLVEKLDFSWDEVHDVAEQLEHIKSEKLTDKLDEFLDFPTEDPHGDPIPDREGKIAKVEKQLLSETELHQKVICVGVKDSSASFLQYLDKQQIALGSSIEIVSREHFDQSLTLKVNDRQLSVSYKIAANLFVKTV is encoded by the coding sequence ATGACGTATTCTGAGGAGAATTACCTTAAGGTTATCTATCATCTTTCTATAGGAAACACTAAAGGAATTACTACAAATGCAATTGCAAACGAAATGGACAGTAAACCATCATCGGTAACCGATATGGTAAAGAAGCTGGCCGAAAAAGACTTGGTTATCTATAAAAAATATCAGGGTGTTTCCTTAACCGATAAGGGTAGGCAGCATGCCGTTATGATAGTGCGAAAGCACCGCCTGTGGGAAGTTTTTCTGGTAGAAAAGCTGGACTTTTCATGGGATGAAGTACATGATGTTGCCGAACAGCTGGAACACATAAAATCGGAAAAACTGACTGATAAACTGGATGAGTTTCTTGATTTCCCAACCGAAGACCCGCATGGCGACCCAATACCGGATAGGGAAGGTAAAATAGCCAAAGTAGAAAAACAGTTGCTTAGTGAAACCGAACTGCATCAAAAGGTAATATGTGTTGGGGTTAAGGACAGTTCCGCATCTTTCCTTCAGTATCTGGACAAACAGCAAATTGCTTTGGGTTCTTCTATAGAAATAGTATCACGAGAACATTTTGATCAATCCCTTACCCTAAAGGTTAACGACAGGCAGTTAAGCGTTTCTTATAAGATCGCTGCCAACCTTTTTGTGAAAACCGTGTAG
- a CDS encoding TonB-dependent receptor, with protein sequence MKKIIYSSLILSFFFSWSQEENITMPTINKASGIATAQTTGTVKGQITDNGSPLPYASIHVKETGYGISADENGNYSIKLPAGNYTLMVSAIGYKTKERTINITANNESQLNIELETSSLNLDQVVITASRSQERRQEAPVIVTVTNSAILQKTESLSLSEGLNFQPGLRMETNCQNCGFSQVRMNGLDGAYSQILLDSRPVFSALNGIYGLDQIPTNMIDRIEVVRGGGSALYGSNAIAGTINIITKDPVENNFEINSHLGLIDGKQPDKALTLNGTVLNEDLTLGMQVFGMLRDRNPYDANGDGFTEITRMENRTFGFKAFQRYQNRRKLTLDFHTINEFRRGGSQLDLQPFESDITEQIRSKMTGGGVTYEFSNEDMNNKYSLYANAQQSKNENFYGGRANDEFGNIDYEESIRGFGNTEVTTYITGAQWIHNQESFLGGRGTFTAGSEYKREEMTDRKPGYNAFVNQQLNILGIYAQEEWKVNQRLKLLGGLRADFHNAAQEDVVFNPRLNILYDIKKNLQWRTSYAKGFRAPQVFSEDIHARIAAGEVSLIRLSDNLKSETSNSFLTSLDWSKTTEHLEAGATIEAFYTRLNNPFILEQVGETLWEKRNGKGADVYGINIEGKFAPNEKWQMQAGATLQKALYSEAVDWSDNLENTNRNFFRSPNFYGNMIVTYAPKKEFQNNLTLVYTGSMYVPHYAGYIANDELKKTEGFTEVSWKSSYTFTLQDQFELQLSGGIQNIFNAYQKDFDLGVDRDASYIYGPGRLRTIFVGVKIGTNL encoded by the coding sequence ATGAAAAAAATAATTTACTCTTCCTTAATATTGTCCTTCTTCTTCTCGTGGTCTCAGGAGGAAAATATTACTATGCCTACTATCAATAAAGCATCGGGCATAGCAACCGCACAAACCACAGGAACAGTAAAAGGACAAATAACCGATAACGGCAGCCCTTTGCCGTATGCAAGCATACATGTAAAGGAAACAGGTTATGGAATTTCTGCCGATGAGAACGGAAACTACAGTATTAAGCTACCGGCAGGCAACTATACCCTCATGGTATCGGCCATAGGATATAAAACAAAAGAAAGAACAATAAACATAACAGCAAATAATGAAAGCCAGCTTAATATAGAACTGGAAACCTCTTCCCTAAATCTTGATCAGGTTGTTATTACTGCCAGCCGCAGTCAGGAAAGGAGACAGGAAGCCCCTGTTATTGTTACGGTAACCAATTCGGCAATACTGCAAAAAACAGAATCGTTAAGCCTTTCGGAAGGGCTTAATTTTCAGCCCGGTTTAAGGATGGAAACCAATTGCCAAAACTGCGGTTTCAGTCAGGTACGTATGAACGGGCTTGACGGGGCCTATTCACAAATACTTTTAGACAGCCGCCCGGTATTCTCTGCACTCAACGGAATATATGGTCTTGATCAAATCCCCACTAACATGATTGATCGTATTGAGGTTGTGCGCGGGGGCGGGTCGGCTTTATACGGTTCCAATGCTATTGCAGGAACCATAAATATTATTACTAAAGATCCTGTTGAAAACAATTTTGAGATAAACAGCCATCTTGGCCTTATAGATGGTAAACAGCCCGATAAGGCGCTAACCCTTAACGGAACGGTTCTTAATGAAGACCTCACTTTAGGCATGCAGGTTTTTGGGATGCTGCGCGACAGGAATCCCTATGATGCCAACGGTGACGGCTTCACCGAGATTACAAGAATGGAAAACCGAACCTTTGGCTTTAAGGCTTTTCAACGTTACCAGAACAGGAGAAAACTAACCCTGGACTTCCATACCATTAATGAATTCAGGAGAGGGGGAAGCCAGTTAGACTTACAGCCTTTTGAATCGGACATTACCGAACAGATACGCTCTAAAATGACAGGAGGTGGTGTTACCTACGAATTCTCTAATGAGGATATGAACAATAAATATTCACTATATGCCAATGCACAGCAGTCTAAAAACGAGAACTTTTATGGTGGCCGTGCCAATGACGAATTCGGGAATATTGATTATGAAGAAAGCATTAGAGGTTTTGGAAATACCGAAGTAACGACCTATATAACCGGTGCACAATGGATACATAACCAGGAAAGCTTTTTGGGTGGAAGAGGTACATTTACAGCGGGATCTGAATATAAAAGGGAAGAAATGACCGATCGTAAACCGGGATACAATGCCTTTGTGAACCAACAGCTTAACATACTGGGCATATATGCTCAGGAAGAATGGAAAGTAAACCAAAGATTAAAACTACTGGGAGGGCTGCGTGCCGATTTCCATAATGCAGCTCAGGAAGATGTTGTTTTTAACCCCCGCCTAAACATACTTTACGATATTAAAAAGAACCTGCAATGGCGAACAAGCTATGCTAAAGGTTTCCGTGCCCCACAGGTGTTTTCGGAAGATATACATGCCCGTATCGCTGCGGGAGAAGTTAGCCTTATACGGCTGTCTGACAATCTGAAATCGGAAACTTCAAACAGTTTCCTTACTTCTCTCGACTGGAGCAAAACTACCGAACACCTGGAAGCCGGAGCCACAATAGAGGCTTTTTACACCCGCCTTAATAATCCGTTTATACTGGAGCAGGTAGGAGAAACGCTTTGGGAAAAACGCAACGGCAAAGGTGCCGATGTATACGGTATTAATATTGAAGGAAAATTTGCCCCTAACGAAAAATGGCAGATGCAGGCCGGAGCCACACTTCAAAAAGCTTTATACAGCGAAGCCGTAGACTGGAGCGATAACCTTGAGAATACCAACAGGAACTTTTTCCGATCACCTAATTTTTACGGGAACATGATAGTTACCTATGCTCCTAAAAAAGAGTTTCAAAACAACCTTACACTTGTCTATACCGGCAGTATGTATGTACCTCATTATGCCGGATATATAGCCAATGATGAGCTTAAAAAAACAGAAGGCTTCACTGAGGTAAGCTGGAAATCATCGTACACATTTACGCTTCAGGATCAGTTTGAGTTACAGCTTAGCGGTGGTATACAAAACATCTTTAATGCCTACCAAAAGGATTTTGACCTTGGCGTAGACAGGGATGCCAGTTACATTTACGGTCCGGGAAGGCTGCGAACCATTTTTGTAGGTGTAAAAATAGGTACGAACCTGTAA
- a CDS encoding lycopene cyclase family protein, with translation MKHYYYIFTGAGLSSLMTVYKMALSGRFNDKSVLLIDSNSKNTNDRTWCFWEQGKGKWDNIVSKNWDTAWFSAKSFKKELDFGDYQYKMVRGLDFYAFIFNELKQHPNIEFANQKVVDFADLQTHVLVKTETENYTCNKLFNSIYNPDIPKKGKHPVLQQHFKGWFIKTNTPVFDDSKATFMDFSIPQKGNTRFMYVLPVSSTEALIEYTLFSEHLLPEEEYDSAIKDYITGLGITYYEIADKEKGSIPMTVYPFWKNNTQNIMHIGSAGGWTKASTGYTFKNSDKQSEKLIRFLEQENDLRKFYKTNRFWFYDLLLLDILYRTNEKGSEIFAALFKKGNASPVFKFLDEETSLSEDLSVIAKCPKSLFIKALLRNIFRI, from the coding sequence ATGAAGCATTACTATTATATTTTTACAGGAGCAGGGTTATCGTCCTTAATGACAGTGTATAAAATGGCACTATCAGGCAGGTTTAACGATAAGTCTGTTTTGCTTATAGACAGCAATTCTAAAAACACAAACGACCGTACCTGGTGTTTTTGGGAACAGGGCAAAGGCAAATGGGACAACATAGTGAGCAAAAACTGGGATACTGCATGGTTTTCCGCTAAATCGTTTAAAAAAGAACTGGATTTTGGCGATTATCAGTACAAAATGGTTCGCGGACTCGATTTCTACGCTTTTATTTTCAACGAACTGAAGCAACATCCCAATATTGAATTTGCCAATCAGAAAGTTGTGGATTTTGCCGATCTACAAACCCATGTTCTGGTTAAAACGGAAACAGAGAACTACACTTGTAACAAACTCTTTAACAGCATATACAATCCTGATATCCCTAAAAAAGGAAAACACCCTGTATTGCAACAACACTTTAAGGGCTGGTTTATTAAAACCAATACTCCTGTTTTTGATGACAGCAAAGCTACCTTTATGGATTTCAGCATTCCTCAAAAAGGCAATACCCGCTTTATGTATGTTCTACCCGTTTCATCAACCGAAGCCCTGATTGAATATACCTTATTTTCAGAACACCTGCTTCCAGAGGAAGAGTATGATAGTGCCATTAAGGACTATATAACTGGCTTAGGAATTACTTACTATGAAATAGCTGATAAAGAAAAAGGCAGCATCCCCATGACGGTATATCCGTTTTGGAAAAACAATACACAAAACATAATGCATATAGGCAGTGCCGGAGGATGGACAAAAGCCTCAACCGGGTATACCTTTAAAAACAGTGATAAACAGTCTGAAAAACTTATCCGCTTTTTAGAGCAGGAAAATGATTTGAGGAAATTTTACAAAACCAACCGTTTTTGGTTTTACGACCTCTTATTACTGGATATACTATACCGCACCAATGAAAAAGGCAGTGAGATATTCGCTGCCCTGTTCAAAAAGGGAAATGCATCCCCTGTATTTAAGTTCCTTGATGAGGAAACCTCATTAAGTGAAGATCTGTCTGTAATTGCTAAATGCCCGAAGAGCCTTTTTATAAAGGCCCTTCTGAGAAACATATTTAGAATTTAA